DNA from Agarilytica rhodophyticola:
ATTGCTTAGTCTCGCTGTTCTAACTAATAAACCTGCATCAAGACACGCGCGCTCAGTCTGGGATAGCAAGTTTTTCTCAAAATCATTAAAGTCCTTTATTTCTTGTTGATCCACTTTAATCTCGATACCGACCATTAACCCTTGGCCACGAATACTGCCGACATAGGGATTATCATTTAATTCTTCTTTTAGACCAGTGAGAAGCTGCTCACCTCTTAAGCGCGCATTTTCAACCAAGTTTTCTTCTTCCAATATCTCCAGAGTTTTTAATGCCACAGCTGCACCTACAGGATGACCGCAGCTAGTAAAACCGTGAGAAAAAACTCCAAAATTATTGTGCTGTACAGATAAAACTTGCCAGATATCTTGAGATATTGCGACACAAGATAGGGGAAAGTAACCTGAAGTGAGACCTTTTGCGCTTGTGATAATATCGGGTTGTAGTTGTGTATGTTGATAACCAAACATTTTGCCTGTTCTGCCATAGCCACATAAGACTTCATCGCAAACAAACAAAATATCATACTCTTTCAGAAGCGCCTGAACCTTATCGTAATATCCTTTTGGCGGAATAACAATTCCTGCACAACCTAGTACAGGTTCAGCCATAAATGCGGCAATATTATCTGCGCCGACTTCTTCAATGCGGTATCTCAATATTTCGATTAATTTGTTAACAAAGGCTTCTTCTATCGATGCATCCGAGGTCTCGGAGAAAAATACTGGGCAAGGAACACTAATGATATCCTGCCGGTCGATAACAAAGTCATTTTGGAATCCTTCCATTCCTGTCAGGGCTGACGTGAACATGGTCGACCCATGGTAAGAGAAGTCTTGCGTTATGATCTGTTTTTTTTGTGGCTTACCTTGGCCAACATTATACAACCTTAATATCTTTATTGCTGTTTCATTTGCCTCGGAACCAGAGCTG
Protein-coding regions in this window:
- a CDS encoding aspartate aminotransferase family protein, whose product is MRASSMVYTSTQLKALDIESILHPMSSIGLLNHFGPQVMTGGKGVFVEDSDGNQFLSADAGLGATTLGFGRQELGEVMLEACKNMGFYQTSVDSSNPTQILLAQKLLNYMPDNITKVFFASSGSEANETAIKILRLYNVGQGKPQKKQIITQDFSYHGSTMFTSALTGMEGFQNDFVIDRQDIISVPCPVFFSETSDASIEEAFVNKLIEILRYRIEEVGADNIAAFMAEPVLGCAGIVIPPKGYYDKVQALLKEYDILFVCDEVLCGYGRTGKMFGYQHTQLQPDIITSAKGLTSGYFPLSCVAISQDIWQVLSVQHNNFGVFSHGFTSCGHPVGAAVALKTLEILEEENLVENARLRGEQLLTGLKEELNDNPYVGSIRGQGLMVGIEIKVDQQEIKDFNDFEKNLLSQTERACLDAGLLVRTARLSNSNFMVPPLTISSAETELLISRYVKGVETAIKNYDRI